Proteins encoded together in one Hemiscyllium ocellatum isolate sHemOce1 chromosome 31, sHemOce1.pat.X.cur, whole genome shotgun sequence window:
- the LOC132830425 gene encoding fibrinogen-like protein 1-like protein produces the protein MQQRTFFQIGFFLLASIEITSAVLHDCTEIQRNNRNATSGLFIIQPVRSPPLVVNCVMRNDSGWTVIQSSTRGSKITWTESWTTYKYGFGDVLSDHWLGNEYIYLLTRQTHYKLRIEFIDHRNAIKYAEYSTFYLEPESGKYTIRLGSFSGNVRDQMTQLATNQMIVNQGFTTKDRDNDNYRSCCASSRGGWWFDACGYVWLNNKNPFWSGISIKKVTMMVQALC, from the exons ATGCAGCAAAGAACCTTCTTTCAGATTGGTTTCTTCCTTTTAGCTAGCATTGAAATAACTTCAGCAG TGCTACACGACTGCACAGAAATTCAACGAAACAACAGGAATGCTACTTCTGGGCTTTTCATCATTCAACCTGTCCGATCCCCTCCACTTGTGGTCAACTGTGTCATGAGAAACGATAGTGGCTGGACAGTGATTCAAAGTAGCACCAGAGGTAGCAAGATCACATGGACAGAGAGCTGGACCACATATAAATATGGCTTTGGTGATGTGCTGAGTGATCACTGGTTGGGTAATGAGTACATCTACCTTCTAACCAGGCAAACTCATTACAAACTCAGAATAGAGTTCATAGATCATCGCAATGCAATTAAATATGCAGAGTATTCCACTTTTTACTTAGAACCTGAGAGTGGGAAGTACACAATCAGGCTTGGTTCATTTTCTGGGAATGTTCGTGACCAAATGACCCAACTTGCAACCAATCAAATGATTGTTAACCAGGGTTTTACTACAAAGGATAGGGATAATGATAACTACAGAAGTTGTTGTGCCAGTAGTCGTGGTGGATGGTGGTTTGATGCCTGTGGTTATGTGTGGCTTAATAACAAGAACCCATTTTGGTCTGGAATTAGCATTAAGAAAGTCACCATGATGGTTCAAGCACTGTGTTAA